The nucleotide window GATTAAAAGACCATTTATGGAACGGGCACACCAGAACGTTGGAGTGACCTTTTGATCCACTGCAAACAGGGTTGCCGCGATGCGGGCAGGCATTGACAAAACCGCGTATCTTGCCGTCCTTGCCTCTGACAACAATGAAGGACTGATCGACAAACTTATATTCCTTCCAGTCACCGGCTTCGGGCAGTTCGTCGACACGGCCGGCTACCTGCCAGGTACGCATCCAGATTTTGTCCAGTTCTCGCTCGTGGATCTCGCGGGAGTGATATCGGTCAGTGCTGACTTGCATCTTTGACTGGTCATAGCCGAGGTCTGATAAACCCATACTTCTTTCAAAGCGTTTATCATCGGCACATGCACCATTTTGTCCCGTTTTAGTGGATGACATGGAAGGCTCCTTTATTTCGAAAAATTTTGCAAGGGCAAGCGAAAATTATTGAGATGCTTGCCTGCTTTAAATTCACCCTAGGTTCGAATTTTGCCAGTGTAAATATGGTCTGTCGCTGCCGGATGATTTCACATCAAGAAAACGAAAGATTGTTATCAAGAAAACGAAATAACCCCTCTTGAACATATGTTTTTTCCAAAAAAAGATGTTCAATGAAACTAAAGCCCGCGAATAATAATCGAAATATTTGCACGATAATCTATTGCTGCTCACAGGACTGGCTCGTGAGTGCCTGCCGTTTAAATTCAGTTGGCGTTTTGCCGGTCACACGACGAAAAGCCGTGGAGAAATAGGCCGGGCTTTTGAACCCCAGGCGCACCGAAACCTCTTCGCAACTGTACTGGCTCCGGGTGAGCATGGTCTTGGCGGTTCTTATCCGCTCCCCGGCAATGTACTTGTGAATTTGCCAACCCGTAGCCGCCTTGAAGGAGCGGGCCAGATGTTCCTTGCTGATGCCGCATATTGTTGCCAGTTCGCTCAGGTTCGGGTAGCCCAGTTCCAGCGATGCCTGGATGCGTTCCTCAATTCTTCGCAGCTGCCAGGCGGCCAGCGGCAGATGGTCACCCCTTCCAGTTCCCTTCTTTTCCAGCTGTCTTACATGACGCGCCAGTTCGATCAGCATCATGGTTGTGACCGCTTCGATCAGTTGTTCATGTGCAAAGCCCGGTTGCTCCAACTCGGCATGGAGTTCCTGCATCATGACCTCGATACGCTGGTTTCTGAGGGCAACCAGGGATCCGGTGTGCCGTTCCCATTGTTCCCTTGTCACCTGAGTTGTGTTTTCCAGAAAGTCGGCATCATAAAAGCAGTAAAGTACACGCAGGGGTTTTTCTATCGGGTACAAGCAGATAGAACGACCCGCTGGCAGAAAACCTACGGAATTTACGCGGGGCAACATTTCTGGGGCTCGCAAGTTGTCGATACGCAGGGGCGAATGATTATTTGAAAGGCGCTGGAACAGCGAATAACCTGGATAAACGGGCCGCTCTCCGAAACCTTGCCAGCTAATGGTTGCAAGCTGTACCTTCACATTGGGAAGAAGGACTTCTTTTTCCAGGTTCTGTTGCATTGGGTTTGCCAGCCATTCCTGACTTTGTTGCAGGGTACTTAATTCCAACAATGCAAAGCATGATCTGTCATCTGGCCAGTCCAGGAAGTATCTTGCTTTGGCTGAATATTATAGAATGCGAAGACGCCTTGTAAAATCGATGGTAGTTATTGGACATATCAGAAAGGGTTATGCGGGCGAGAGCCTGGTAGAACAGCAGAGCGAGGCGATTTTCCCTCGTGTGTGCCCGGCATCTGTGCCCCTTGCATGACGTTGTTTTCAGGCTGTGCATAAGCCAAGCCGATGTGTCCAATAAATAGTAACGATTTTACAATCTTCTTAATCAACCGCTATCTTGTCAAAGTACAACATTGCGATGTGTTTCTGGGTGCTTTTCAGGGCAGTCAAGTCCGATGTTTTGATATAGTGGAGTAGCTTGTCGTTACTTGTCTTGTGGCGAAAAGCGAATAAATAAAAATAACCAATAATGGTAGGAAAGAGATATTAATGTCATCATCTTCCCGAATTGATGCCCTTCTGGAACCTGTTACTGTCCGGGGTGTTAAATTTCCCAATCGAGTGATCATGTCGCCGATGACGCGTGGCGCGTCTCCAAATGGCGTGCCCAGTCCGGAAGTTGCTGCCTATTATCGACGCCGTGCCGAAGGTGGTGTAGGTGCTATCTTTACTGAATCCGTATTCATTGAAGATAAGGGCACCATGGGCAAGTTCGATCTCGAGGGCGGTGAGGACCTGAAAATCGGTTGGCCGGTTATGTTCGGTGATGCGCCGCTTGAAGGTTGGCGCCGTGTGGTTGACGAGGTTCACGCTGCGGGCGGCCTGATTTTTCCGCAATTAATGCACCTTGGAATTCAGAGAACGCCCGCCAAGGGGCAGGCGTGGTCAGATATTCATATTTCCAGCCCGAGCGGAATCTGGGGTACACCGGAGCAGATTGCCGGACTGGATGAGGAAAAGGCCAAAGCGCTTAACTGTCCTGAAAAGGCAATGACCGAGGATGAAATCCGGGCTGTCATTAATGCTTTTGCGGAGGCAGCGGCGAACGCCAAATCGGTCGGGTTTGACGGTATTGCCCTGCATGGCGGCCACGGTTATCTGATCGACAATTTCATGAGGGAAGAGACAAATCTCCGGACCGATGATTGGGGCGGGGACCACGTGGGGCGCATGCGTTTCGCGGTAGAGGTCGTTCGCGCTGTGCGCACGGCCATTGGTGACGACACACTTATTTCGTTCCGCTTCTCTCAGTGGACCCACCATGATGTGGATGCGATGCTGACCAAAACGCCTGAGGAACTCCAGGATATTCTGCAGCTTCTGGCTGATGCCGGTGTGGATATATTTGAGGCGAGCGCGCGGGACTTTCGTGATCCTGTTTATGAAGGGTCACCTCTCAATATTTCAGCCTGGACACGCAAGCTTGTCGACAGGCCGGTGGTGATGGTTGGCGGGACAGGCGTTCGCCGGGAACGGCATGAGTCAGCCCTGAAGCCGCCTCAGGTGGTCGACAATGTTGATGAGATTATGGAGCGCTTTGCTGCAGGCGAGTTTGATTTTCTGGCCATTGGCCGTGCTCTGCTGAATGATCCCAACTGGCTGCAGCGTGCACGTACGGGCGAGCCGTTTCTTGATTTCAATCCAGCTTGTCTGAAGATGGGATACGTAGAGTGAGAGTTGCTGCCTTTATGGGAAAAGGTCGGTGATGATTTTAGATTGGAACGCAAAGTGACGAGCTTTTGACTATCCGCATTTTGTGTTCAAGGTTTACTGCAATAAGGCAATTAAGGGAGTTTAGGGAGATAAACATGACTAAAAAACTTTCGAAAAGTCTACTTTTGGCAACGGTAGCAGCATGTTCGCTGGCAGAGGTAACGCCGGCAATGGCTCAAATGGTGCTGGAAGAAATCACTGTTACAGCACGTAAGCGTGAAGAATCCATTATGAAAGTGCCGGTAACCACATCGGTACTCAGCGGTGACACACTTGATCAATATGCCATTACAGATGTTGCTGGTGTGGCAGACAAGACGCCCGGTCTGAATTTCAGTAACGGGCCGACCGCATCCGGTGTGCTGGTGTCCATGCGTGGTATCGGTACAGGTACAAATAACCCGGCGATTGACCAGTCAATTGCGTTTGTGATCGACGGTATGCAGTTCACCCAGGGTCTCGCCTTTGAGATGGCGACACTGGATATGGCCCAAGTCGAGGTGATGAAAGGGCCGCAGGCGCTGTTCTTTGGTAAAGCTGCTCCGGCTGGTGTTATCGCTGTCAGAACAGCGGATCCGGGCGAGGAATTCGAAGTTAAACTGCGCGCCGGCTATGAATTTGAAGCGCAGGAACGGATGGGCGAGTTTGTTATTTCCGGGCCAGTTACCGATACACTCGGCCTGCGACTGGCGGCGCAATATTCAAAAATGGACGGTTATTTCACAAACGATGCCGAAGTCGGCAATTCAG belongs to Emcibacter sp. and includes:
- a CDS encoding helix-turn-helix transcriptional regulator, producing the protein MTREQWERHTGSLVALRNQRIEVMMQELHAELEQPGFAHEQLIEAVTTMMLIELARHVRQLEKKGTGRGDHLPLAAWQLRRIEERIQASLELGYPNLSELATICGISKEHLARSFKAATGWQIHKYIAGERIRTAKTMLTRSQYSCEEVSVRLGFKSPAYFSTAFRRVTGKTPTEFKRQALTSQSCEQQ